The DNA region CAGTGCCAGCTCTTCCGTCTGCATGGTGCCCAGCTGCGACCGGATGGCATCCATCGCGGCCTTGCCCCGGTCGCTGTTGACCACCGCCACGGCCGCATCGAAGCCCTGCGTCTGACGCAGCTCGATCGTGGTTTTCAGTTCCGCGAACTTGTCGCCCAGGCGGGCGCCGACTTCCTTCAGCCGCGCAAGCTGCGCCGGATTGTCCCTGAGGGCATCGCGCACGGTGTCGAGTCGGGCCGGTACGCCCGCGACAGCCGCGCGATAGGGCTCGAGGTAGCGATCGTTGCCGGTGAGCAGGAACCCACGCTGTCCGGTCTCCGCATCCTGCGCGCTGGAAAGGATCTCACTCAGCGCCGTGACGGTCTGCTGGGAGTGAATGACTTTCTCGTTGTTGTCGCGGATGCTCCGGATATTCTGCCAGGCAAGCAGACCCGTCACGAGGAAAAATACGATGACGACGATAAGTGCCAGCGATGTGCGCTGGTCCACCGCGCGTGAGCGCGATGCGCCGGAAACCTGAGAAGTCATACCGCCTGTCCAAAGCCGCCCTGTTAGCTGCCTAAGATATCATGACGGTCCCGACAGTCTCGCCCACCATGTGTTGCCAAAGCGCCGGTGTGCAAGCGATTCGAGAGGTCATTTTTCACACCCTCTTCACGACGATCCATCCGGAAGTCGTCATGGCCTTGGCATGTTACCCCGTCGAATCGCGGGCACCCGATCACCTGGCAGCGCTGTGCACTTCCGCGACGTAGCCGCCAGGGAACTGCAGCATCGCGGCGCGGCGATCCCTTTCCGCATGGATGTCGACCAGGACCTTTACGCCATTGTCGCGCGCACGTGCCAGCGTCGCGTCCAGATCGCCGACCTCGTAGCCCGTGGTTTCCGCGCCATAGGGCCAGTCGAGGTGCCCATCCGTCACCAGCACAGTCGCCTTGCCGTAGCCCGATTCGATACGGATACGACGGAACACGCCGCTCTTGCCGCCGATATCCGCCACCGGAGCGGCACGCTCGTCCGATACGACCTTGCCATGCGCGAAAGCGACGAACGCCTTGACGAAAACGTCAGCCGACTGCACCGGCAGATAGATGCGGTTCTCGGGCACGTGCGCCAGTGGGGCGTATTCGGATTTCTTCGTGTGCCAGTAGAGCTGCATGTTCACGCCGCCCGGCCACGTCACCACCGCGTCGCGACCGATGGGATCATCGAAGGGCGCCACCAGCGTAGCGGCGCCTGCATGATTGGCCGCCCTGACCGCCTCATCCAGATCGGTCACCAGATAACCCGTGCGCTCCAGCCCGAACGGATACGGCACCGGTGTGCGGAAGCCGAATACGGAGATCGCGCCCACGGGGCTCTTCACCAGCTGAGATGACGTCGACGATGGCGTCGGAGTGACCGTGACGACGGCTTGCGGCGTGGACTGACCGCCGAACGTCGCGGCAAAACTGCGCACGAACGCGTCGACGTCGCCGGGGGCCACATAGACGTGCGTCGTGTCATATTGCGGCCCGACCGAATAATCCTGCGTCGCGGCGAACGAGGCTGGAGCGACGAACAGGGCCATGGCGGCAAGAAGAACGTGTGATCGCATGATGGATTCCGGGGGCGAGTCGCAGAAGGCACGAAGACCTCATTCTGCGTCCTGCTCCACACACGATTCCAGCATCCCGCTATCGCACGAGGACGCCGTGCGATTGAATTCGCCAACGTCAGTCGAGGCCCGTTTTACCGGGGGACCAATACGCCTTAGACGTCATGCGCGCCCGAGACACACCCAGTGCCTTCAGCGCGCGGCTGGCGTGCTGTATCGATGTCGCCTTGCCCGTAAGAACAAAGCTGGCCGGTGTGGCGGCCAGCGCGGCGAAGCGGCGCTCTACGGCCGGGAAATGGGCGTCCTCCGGCAAACGCTCGTGAATTTCCACACCCTCGAGCGCCAGCCGGGCGATGACCTCACCGGCACGGGCTGCGTGACTGACCTCCAGGATGCCGTGCAGTTTCTGATGGGGGAACCGCTGGGCAACGGCATACACCAGACCCATCGAGGTTTCGTCACCGAATACCACGGGCTCGCCTTGCACACCGCTCAGATCGAGGGATGCACGAGGGCCGAAAACATCGCATGGCACACCTGGCATCACACCCCGAAGCCACTGGGCACCAGGCCCGTCTCCGTGCGCATAGCCCACAATCCTTGCTCTTCCCGATATCGCATTCCAGTCGACGGGCGTGAAGGTTCGGGCCGTGAACGCGGATCCCATGGCGACCTGCACTTTTTGCCCGGGTGCCCACGCCACGTCTCTGAAGGCGTCGCTCTGCAGCGAAATCAAATGGAATCCGCCCGCAAGGGTCTCGACCGCGGTCACCTGCGCCTGCTTCATGAACATGCGGATCAGCGTCTTCCCGAACCGGCCGGGCTGCCCCGTCATCGCACGAACACCGAATATTCGTTGCCCCGCCCTTCGCTCACCGGGATGGGCTGTGACAGGTAGCCGTGCGTCGGATCGCGCACATAGTCGAGGTAGTCGTTGCCGTGATCGAAGGCGTTCTCCGCCAGTATGACCGCCCCCGACGTGAGAT from Luteibacter mycovicinus includes:
- a CDS encoding siderophore-interacting protein, which codes for MTGQPGRFGKTLIRMFMKQAQVTAVETLAGGFHLISLQSDAFRDVAWAPGQKVQVAMGSAFTARTFTPVDWNAISGRARIVGYAHGDGPGAQWLRGVMPGVPCDVFGPRASLDLSGVQGEPVVFGDETSMGLVYAVAQRFPHQKLHGILEVSHAARAGEVIARLALEGVEIHERLPEDAHFPAVERRFAALAATPASFVLTGKATSIQHASRALKALGVSRARMTSKAYWSPGKTGLD